A stretch of Salvelinus alpinus chromosome 4, SLU_Salpinus.1, whole genome shotgun sequence DNA encodes these proteins:
- the LOC139574614 gene encoding syntaxin-5-like, translated as MTCRDRTNEFQSACKSLQSRQNGVQHNKPALSALKQRSDFTLMAKRIGKDLSNTFAKLEKLTILAKRRSLFDDKAVEIEELTYIIKQDINSLNKQIAQLQDLIRSRGAPSGRHIQTHSNTIVVSLQSKLASMSNDFKSVLEVRTENLKQQKNRREQFSQRPVSSPLHANNFKSSVLMQDESRSMGAEVAINMDNQSNPLQLQLIDEQDSYIQSRADTMQNIESTIVELGSIFQQLAHMVKEQEETVQRIDANVEDTQLNVDMAHTEILKYFQSVSSNRWLMVKIFLVLIVFFIVFVVFLA; from the exons AATGGTGTTCAGCACAACAAGCCAGCCCTCAGTGCTCTCAAGCAACGCAGTGACTTCACCCTCATGGCCAA GAGAATAGGGAAGGACTTgagtaatacatttgctaaactaGAGAAACTCACTATAT TGGCTAAAAGAAGATCTCTATTTGATGACAAGGCAGTGGAGATTGAAGAGTTAACCTACATCATCAAGCAG GACATTAACAGCCTGAACAAGCAGATAGCCCAGCTGCAGGATCTGATCCGTTCACGTGGAGCGCCAAGTGGCAGACACATCCAGACCCATTCCAACACCATCGTCGTCTCCCTGCAG TCCAAACTGGCGTCTATGTCCAATGACTTCAAGTCGGTTCTAGAAGTAAGAACAGAG AACCTGAAGCAGCAgaagaacaggagagaacagttCTCTCAGCgtcctgtctcttctcctctccacgcCAACAACTTCA AGAGTTCAGTGTTGATGCAGGATGAGTCAAGGAGTATGGGGGCTGAGGTCGCCATCAACATGGACAACCAGTCTAACCCTCTACAGCTCCAGCTCATTGATGAGCAG GACTCGTACATCCAGAGCCGTGCAGACACCATGCAGAACATTGAGAGCACCATCGTAGAGCTGGGCTCTATCTTCCAGCAGCTGGCTCACATGgtgaaggagcaggaggagacagtacagag GATTGATGCTAACGTGGAGGACACTCAGCTCAACGTGGACATGGCTCACACGGAGATCCTCAAGTACTTCCAGTCTGTGTCCTCCAACCGCTGGCTCATGGTCAAGATCTTCCTCGTCCTCATCGTGTTCTTCATCGTCTTTGTGGTCTTCCTCGCCTGA
- the LOC139574615 gene encoding protein RD3: MFPWSAVFSLEPKVPGQRTAEELVTNTLMLELGAMVKRTERIRLERVTKEGRRRRSSSSADYSWLATAPTHQPYELTPRDLIELQDLCARVPPSQCGPVIVRFRNLVTEIEPEVHEVARLFRTVLRDCVEGEEENEEMRMRSAGWDKQRSKSLSFVTFRSKFRPAPFRGGGLGGSRGNLQEESSWYEEDEVEQQEGAANVARAARKGRSMSMPDITPIEQSALG; the protein is encoded by the exons ATGTTCCCCTGGTCAGCAGTGTTTTCTCTGGAGCCGAAAGTGCCTGGACAGCGTACGGCAGAAGAACTAGTCACCAACACCCTGATGCTGGAGCTGGGTGCCATGGTGAAGCGCACCGAACGTATCCGCCTGGAAAGGGTGACAAAAGAGGGCCGGCGCCGGCGCAGCTCTTCCTCCGCTGACTACAGCTGGCTGGCCACTGCCCCCACCCACCAACCCTATGAGCTGACCCCCCGAGACCTGATAGAACTGCAGGACCTGTGTGCCAGGGTGCCACCGTCTCAGTGTGGCCCTGTCATTGTTAG GTTCAGGAATCTGGTGACGGAGATTGAGCCGGAGGTTCACGAGGTGGCTCGTCTGTTCCGCACGGTTCTACGTGACTgtgtggagggagaagaggagaacgaGGAGATGAGGATGAGGTCAGCCGGCTGGGACAAACAACGCAGCAAGAGCCTCTCCTTTGTAACCTTCCGCTCCAAGTTCCGCCCCGCTCCCTTCAGGGGTGGGGGCCTGGGCGGGTCACGTGGCAACCTGCAGGAGGAGTCGAGCTGGTACGAGGAGGACGAGGTGGAGCAGCAGGAGGGAGCAGCAAACGTGGCGAGAGCGGCCAGGAAGGGGAGGAGCATGAGCATGCCTGATATCACCCCCATCGAACAGAGTGCACTTGGctga